A window of the Tenebrio molitor chromosome 1, icTenMoli1.1, whole genome shotgun sequence genome harbors these coding sequences:
- the LOC138133063 gene encoding putative leucine-rich repeat-containing protein DDB_G0290503 isoform X3, which yields MKNELNFHIHAEMDLQDESNVYYTELSEEEPGDLLFNNSKQVENNEHQIIGEVQQPLYKLQNIDTEALIKSEIKQLIFTKVSEEANAKILNEMAYEIEEQITNLRAKNDELLNKNQELNKEVEVDYNRLIQSEELLVKTDEMIGLLKENVEKLEKQYRESRISDLLEKSKKQYKSLELLKISFEPKLDQAKENFESTVSVSDEHNKTLKSELDNRQDVLEDLKKKQEEFKRVVVCYDDDIANNLVKKHLLKEKIVEVTNKKINIKNEITEQDDKLHSLCLKTENQIHKFNDVKEQKEKLEKQLEEAAYELNDLQTHLTNKSNDISDRECCLNGLRDQLEIVKTTFQESVKTLQQKCRATATKLNEILAEVSSCKKNNDQLLTKLSSLKIKYHQECEEKLLFLNKTITHQHAVYTVKISLLKKQMENEIKRAKLEEIQGQYEISVDSLNSLINSIIKEKEKLGNELTEVKLKFERTQLDYNKSSVEVKKKKEYLLANSKFLKEKSENLQQEVNEAEELYKRFQEETLSLKLLVENKSIYLNEGKNKIATLKRNFEGLLKSGFRSPNKENINKKVKFNEILSFKSPTSSETSNLHAGNSAQLKTYLH from the exons aaatggATTTACAAGATGAAAGTAATGTATATTATACGGAACTTAGTGAAGAAGAGCCTGGTGAtttgttatttaataattcCAAACAAGTAGAAAATAATGAACATCAAATAATAGGGGAAGTTCAGCAACCGTTGTATAAATTACAGAATATAGACACAGAAGCCTTAATCAAATCCGAAATTAAACAGTTAATCTTCACAAAAGTCTCTGAAGAAGCAAATGCAAAAATCTTAAACGAAATGGCATATGAAATTGAAGAACAAATCACAAATCTAAGAGCTAAAAACGAtgaattgttaaataaaaatcaagaatTAAATAAAGAAGTTGAAGTAGATTACAACCGATTAATTCAGTCTGAAGAATTATTGGTTAAGACAGATGAAATGATTGGTCTGTTAAAGGAAAACGTAGAAAAACTTGAAAAACAATATAGGGAATCGCGAATTAGTGACCTcctagaaaaaagtaaaaaacagtACAAGAGCttggaattattaaaaatatccttTGAACCGAAACTGGACcaagcaaaagaaaattttgaaagtacTGTATCAGTTAGCGATGAACataacaaaacattaaaaagtGAACTTGATAACCGGCAAGATGTCTTAGAGGACTTAAAAAAGAAACAGGAAGAATTTAAAAGGGTTGTTGTATGTTATGACGATGATATAGCAAATAACTTAGTAAAGAAACATTTGTTGAAAGAAAAGATTGTCGAAGTtacaaataagaaaataaacataaagAACGAAATTACGGAACAGGACGATAAATTACATAGTCTTTGTTTgaaaacagaaaatcagattcataa ATTTAATGATGTGAAAGAACAAAAAGagaaattggaaaaacaaCTAGAAGAAGCAGCTTATGAACTGAATGATCTGCAAACacatttaacaaataaatcaaaCGATATTTCAGACAGAGAATGCTGTTTGAATGGACTTAGAGATCAGCTAGAGATTGTAAAAACCACTTTTCAAGAGTCTGTTAAGACGCTGCAACAAAAATGTAGAGCTACAGCTACTAAACTAAACGAAATTTTGGCAGAGGTCTCATCATGCAAGAAAAATAATGATCAATTACTAACT aaattaagttctcttaaaattaaataccaTCAAGAATGTGAAGAAAAGTTACTATTTCTGAATAAGACCATAACTCATCAACATGCTGTATACACTGTAAAAATAAGTCttcttaaaaaacaaatggAAAATGAGATAAAACGAGCCAAACTTGAAGAAATACAAGGTCAATACGAAATTTCTGTTGACTcattaaattctttaattaatagcattattaaagaaaaagaaaaactcgGTAATGAACTGACAGAGGTGAAACTAAAATTCGAACGTACACAACTGGACTATAATAAATCTTCTGTCGaagtgaaaaaaaagaaagaatatTTGCTTGCCAattccaaatttttaaaagaaaaatctgaaaatctacAACAAGAGGTAAACGAAGCAGAAGAATTGTATAAGCGCTTTCAAGAAGAAACTCTTTCTTTAAAACTATTGGTGGAAAACAagtcaatttatttaaatgaaggcaaaaataaaatagctacgttaaaaagaaatttcgaGGGACTTCTAAAGTCTGGATTTAGATCaccaaataaagaaaacattaacaaaaaagtcaaatttaatgaaatacTTTCATTTAAGTCTCCAACTAGCAGTGAAACGTCAAATCTGCATGCAGGAAATTCCGCTCAATTG
- the LOC138133063 gene encoding putative leucine-rich repeat-containing protein DDB_G0290503 isoform X1 — protein sequence MKNELNFHIHAEMDLQDESNVYYTELSEEEPGDLLFNNSKQVENNEHQIIGEVQQPLYKLQNIDTEALIKSEIKQLIFTKVSEEANAKILNEMAYEIEEQITNLRAKNDELLNKNQELNKEVEVDYNRLIQSEELLVKTDEMIGLLKENVEKLEKQYRESRISDLLEKSKKQYKSLELLKISFEPKLDQAKENFESTVSVSDEHNKTLKSELDNRQDVLEDLKKKQEEFKRVVVCYDDDIANNLVKKHLLKEKIVEVTNKKINIKNEITEQDDKLHSLCLKTENQIHKFNDVKEQKEKLEKQLEEAAYELNDLQTHLTNKSNDISDRECCLNGLRDQLEIVKTTFQESVKTLQQKCRATATKLNEILAEVSSCKKNNDQLLTKLSSLKIKYHQECEEKLLFLNKTITHQHAVYTVKISLLKKQMENEIKRAKLEEIQGQYEISVDSLNSLINSIIKEKEKLGNELTEVKLKFERTQLDYNKSSVEVKKKKEYLLANSKFLKEKSENLQQEVNEAEELYKRFQEETLSLKLLVENKSIYLNEGKNKIATLKRNFEGLLKSGFRSPNKENINKKVKFNEILSFKSPTSSETSNLHAGNSAQLETSFHEWLLEAENESSDLLNEIEKPI from the exons aaatggATTTACAAGATGAAAGTAATGTATATTATACGGAACTTAGTGAAGAAGAGCCTGGTGAtttgttatttaataattcCAAACAAGTAGAAAATAATGAACATCAAATAATAGGGGAAGTTCAGCAACCGTTGTATAAATTACAGAATATAGACACAGAAGCCTTAATCAAATCCGAAATTAAACAGTTAATCTTCACAAAAGTCTCTGAAGAAGCAAATGCAAAAATCTTAAACGAAATGGCATATGAAATTGAAGAACAAATCACAAATCTAAGAGCTAAAAACGAtgaattgttaaataaaaatcaagaatTAAATAAAGAAGTTGAAGTAGATTACAACCGATTAATTCAGTCTGAAGAATTATTGGTTAAGACAGATGAAATGATTGGTCTGTTAAAGGAAAACGTAGAAAAACTTGAAAAACAATATAGGGAATCGCGAATTAGTGACCTcctagaaaaaagtaaaaaacagtACAAGAGCttggaattattaaaaatatccttTGAACCGAAACTGGACcaagcaaaagaaaattttgaaagtacTGTATCAGTTAGCGATGAACataacaaaacattaaaaagtGAACTTGATAACCGGCAAGATGTCTTAGAGGACTTAAAAAAGAAACAGGAAGAATTTAAAAGGGTTGTTGTATGTTATGACGATGATATAGCAAATAACTTAGTAAAGAAACATTTGTTGAAAGAAAAGATTGTCGAAGTtacaaataagaaaataaacataaagAACGAAATTACGGAACAGGACGATAAATTACATAGTCTTTGTTTgaaaacagaaaatcagattcataa ATTTAATGATGTGAAAGAACAAAAAGagaaattggaaaaacaaCTAGAAGAAGCAGCTTATGAACTGAATGATCTGCAAACacatttaacaaataaatcaaaCGATATTTCAGACAGAGAATGCTGTTTGAATGGACTTAGAGATCAGCTAGAGATTGTAAAAACCACTTTTCAAGAGTCTGTTAAGACGCTGCAACAAAAATGTAGAGCTACAGCTACTAAACTAAACGAAATTTTGGCAGAGGTCTCATCATGCAAGAAAAATAATGATCAATTACTAACT aaattaagttctcttaaaattaaataccaTCAAGAATGTGAAGAAAAGTTACTATTTCTGAATAAGACCATAACTCATCAACATGCTGTATACACTGTAAAAATAAGTCttcttaaaaaacaaatggAAAATGAGATAAAACGAGCCAAACTTGAAGAAATACAAGGTCAATACGAAATTTCTGTTGACTcattaaattctttaattaatagcattattaaagaaaaagaaaaactcgGTAATGAACTGACAGAGGTGAAACTAAAATTCGAACGTACACAACTGGACTATAATAAATCTTCTGTCGaagtgaaaaaaaagaaagaatatTTGCTTGCCAattccaaatttttaaaagaaaaatctgaaaatctacAACAAGAGGTAAACGAAGCAGAAGAATTGTATAAGCGCTTTCAAGAAGAAACTCTTTCTTTAAAACTATTGGTGGAAAACAagtcaatttatttaaatgaaggcaaaaataaaatagctacgttaaaaagaaatttcgaGGGACTTCTAAAGTCTGGATTTAGATCaccaaataaagaaaacattaacaaaaaagtcaaatttaatgaaatacTTTCATTTAAGTCTCCAACTAGCAGTGAAACGTCAAATCTGCATGCAGGAAATTCCGCTCAATTG
- the LOC138133063 gene encoding putative leucine-rich repeat-containing protein DDB_G0290503 isoform X2: MDLQDESNVYYTELSEEEPGDLLFNNSKQVENNEHQIIGEVQQPLYKLQNIDTEALIKSEIKQLIFTKVSEEANAKILNEMAYEIEEQITNLRAKNDELLNKNQELNKEVEVDYNRLIQSEELLVKTDEMIGLLKENVEKLEKQYRESRISDLLEKSKKQYKSLELLKISFEPKLDQAKENFESTVSVSDEHNKTLKSELDNRQDVLEDLKKKQEEFKRVVVCYDDDIANNLVKKHLLKEKIVEVTNKKINIKNEITEQDDKLHSLCLKTENQIHKFNDVKEQKEKLEKQLEEAAYELNDLQTHLTNKSNDISDRECCLNGLRDQLEIVKTTFQESVKTLQQKCRATATKLNEILAEVSSCKKNNDQLLTKLSSLKIKYHQECEEKLLFLNKTITHQHAVYTVKISLLKKQMENEIKRAKLEEIQGQYEISVDSLNSLINSIIKEKEKLGNELTEVKLKFERTQLDYNKSSVEVKKKKEYLLANSKFLKEKSENLQQEVNEAEELYKRFQEETLSLKLLVENKSIYLNEGKNKIATLKRNFEGLLKSGFRSPNKENINKKVKFNEILSFKSPTSSETSNLHAGNSAQLETSFHEWLLEAENESSDLLNEIEKPI, from the exons atggATTTACAAGATGAAAGTAATGTATATTATACGGAACTTAGTGAAGAAGAGCCTGGTGAtttgttatttaataattcCAAACAAGTAGAAAATAATGAACATCAAATAATAGGGGAAGTTCAGCAACCGTTGTATAAATTACAGAATATAGACACAGAAGCCTTAATCAAATCCGAAATTAAACAGTTAATCTTCACAAAAGTCTCTGAAGAAGCAAATGCAAAAATCTTAAACGAAATGGCATATGAAATTGAAGAACAAATCACAAATCTAAGAGCTAAAAACGAtgaattgttaaataaaaatcaagaatTAAATAAAGAAGTTGAAGTAGATTACAACCGATTAATTCAGTCTGAAGAATTATTGGTTAAGACAGATGAAATGATTGGTCTGTTAAAGGAAAACGTAGAAAAACTTGAAAAACAATATAGGGAATCGCGAATTAGTGACCTcctagaaaaaagtaaaaaacagtACAAGAGCttggaattattaaaaatatccttTGAACCGAAACTGGACcaagcaaaagaaaattttgaaagtacTGTATCAGTTAGCGATGAACataacaaaacattaaaaagtGAACTTGATAACCGGCAAGATGTCTTAGAGGACTTAAAAAAGAAACAGGAAGAATTTAAAAGGGTTGTTGTATGTTATGACGATGATATAGCAAATAACTTAGTAAAGAAACATTTGTTGAAAGAAAAGATTGTCGAAGTtacaaataagaaaataaacataaagAACGAAATTACGGAACAGGACGATAAATTACATAGTCTTTGTTTgaaaacagaaaatcagattcataa ATTTAATGATGTGAAAGAACAAAAAGagaaattggaaaaacaaCTAGAAGAAGCAGCTTATGAACTGAATGATCTGCAAACacatttaacaaataaatcaaaCGATATTTCAGACAGAGAATGCTGTTTGAATGGACTTAGAGATCAGCTAGAGATTGTAAAAACCACTTTTCAAGAGTCTGTTAAGACGCTGCAACAAAAATGTAGAGCTACAGCTACTAAACTAAACGAAATTTTGGCAGAGGTCTCATCATGCAAGAAAAATAATGATCAATTACTAACT aaattaagttctcttaaaattaaataccaTCAAGAATGTGAAGAAAAGTTACTATTTCTGAATAAGACCATAACTCATCAACATGCTGTATACACTGTAAAAATAAGTCttcttaaaaaacaaatggAAAATGAGATAAAACGAGCCAAACTTGAAGAAATACAAGGTCAATACGAAATTTCTGTTGACTcattaaattctttaattaatagcattattaaagaaaaagaaaaactcgGTAATGAACTGACAGAGGTGAAACTAAAATTCGAACGTACACAACTGGACTATAATAAATCTTCTGTCGaagtgaaaaaaaagaaagaatatTTGCTTGCCAattccaaatttttaaaagaaaaatctgaaaatctacAACAAGAGGTAAACGAAGCAGAAGAATTGTATAAGCGCTTTCAAGAAGAAACTCTTTCTTTAAAACTATTGGTGGAAAACAagtcaatttatttaaatgaaggcaaaaataaaatagctacgttaaaaagaaatttcgaGGGACTTCTAAAGTCTGGATTTAGATCaccaaataaagaaaacattaacaaaaaagtcaaatttaatgaaatacTTTCATTTAAGTCTCCAACTAGCAGTGAAACGTCAAATCTGCATGCAGGAAATTCCGCTCAATTG